One Amorphoplanes digitatis genomic window carries:
- a CDS encoding NAD(P)-dependent alcohol dehydrogenase — protein sequence MLAITYHEYGTADVLRRTELDRPEPRPGEVLVRVRAASINHADLFTLHGAPRVGRLAFGLRRPRATVLGRAASGTVAAVGAGVDDLKAGDDVFGELTAGCFAEFVAGPAARLVRKPDAVTFEQAATLPIAATTALLAVRAADAGPGRTLLVNGASGGVGTFTVQLARMLGARVTGVCSARNADLVRSLGADRVIDYAREDVTRGTDRFDAVIDLAGGHRVSAMRRILTPRGVYVASTGNGGPVLGPMPRVFTVLATGPFVRHRLRNLVVRHSAADLAEVAALVERGAVTPAIEATYPLSEAADAVRRLERDHARGKIVLSP from the coding sequence ATGCTTGCCATCACCTACCACGAGTACGGCACGGCCGACGTGCTGCGCCGCACCGAGCTCGACCGGCCCGAGCCGCGCCCCGGCGAGGTGCTCGTCCGGGTCCGCGCGGCCTCGATCAACCACGCCGACCTGTTCACCCTGCACGGCGCGCCCCGGGTCGGGCGGCTGGCGTTCGGCCTGCGGCGCCCCCGCGCGACGGTGCTCGGCCGCGCCGCCTCCGGCACCGTCGCGGCGGTCGGCGCGGGTGTGGACGACCTGAAGGCCGGCGACGACGTGTTCGGCGAGCTCACCGCGGGCTGCTTCGCCGAGTTCGTCGCCGGCCCGGCGGCGCGGCTGGTCCGCAAGCCCGATGCGGTGACGTTCGAGCAGGCCGCGACGCTGCCGATCGCGGCGACCACCGCACTGCTGGCGGTGCGCGCCGCCGATGCCGGGCCCGGCCGCACGCTGCTCGTCAACGGCGCCTCGGGCGGGGTCGGCACGTTCACCGTCCAGCTCGCCCGGATGCTCGGCGCGCGGGTCACCGGCGTGTGCAGCGCCCGCAACGCCGACCTGGTCCGCTCGCTGGGCGCCGACCGGGTGATCGACTACGCCCGCGAGGACGTCACCCGGGGCACGGACCGTTTCGACGCCGTGATCGACCTGGCCGGCGGCCACCGGGTGAGCGCGATGCGCCGAATCCTCACGCCGCGGGGCGTCTACGTCGCGTCGACGGGCAACGGCGGGCCGGTGCTCGGCCCGATGCCACGCGTCTTCACCGTTCTCGCCACCGGGCCGTTCGTGCGCCATCGGCTGCGCAACCTGGTCGTGCGGCACAGCGCCGCGGACCTCGCCGAGGTCGCCGCGCTGGTGGAGCGGGGCGCGGTGACCCCGGCGATCGAGGCGACCTACCCGCTGAGCGAGGCCGCGGACGCGGTCCGGCGTCTCGAGCGGGACCACGCCCGCGGCAAGATCGTGCTCAGCCCTTGA
- a CDS encoding permease prefix domain 1-containing protein: MTSLSDRYVDTTLRRLPPRQRTDIERELRAAIADAVDDRLAAGADADEAEVAALTELGDPARLAAGYADRPLHLIGPGLYLDYTRLLTTLLATVVPAVAGVVGFTHGVQELPVLTVIGDTLSAAFTTAVQIAFWTTVVFAMIERTPALRLPDRAWTPDSLPAPPPSRRARWGELVAESVALVLVSTFVLLAPVVSPETDANGEPINIFDPWLWDTGFVYVFLTLAAATLAFSFVRYYVRWTLPLAIAGALVNVAAAVTLIWAAATDHMINPAFVAAAGWPAEAANWINVGLIVIAIGTLLHTVTESFRQARLH, translated from the coding sequence ATGACCAGCCTTTCCGACCGCTACGTCGACACCACCCTGCGCCGCCTGCCGCCGCGGCAGCGCACCGACATCGAACGCGAGCTGCGGGCCGCCATCGCCGACGCCGTCGACGACCGGCTGGCCGCCGGCGCGGACGCGGACGAGGCGGAGGTCGCCGCCCTCACCGAGCTGGGCGACCCGGCCCGGCTCGCCGCCGGCTACGCCGACCGGCCGCTGCACCTCATCGGCCCCGGGCTGTACCTCGACTACACCCGCCTGCTGACCACCCTGCTCGCCACGGTCGTGCCGGCCGTCGCCGGCGTGGTCGGCTTCACCCACGGCGTCCAGGAACTGCCGGTGCTCACCGTCATCGGCGACACCCTGAGCGCCGCGTTCACCACGGCCGTCCAGATCGCCTTCTGGACGACGGTCGTGTTCGCCATGATCGAGCGCACCCCGGCGCTGCGGCTTCCGGACCGGGCCTGGACCCCCGACTCGCTGCCCGCACCGCCGCCGAGCCGGCGCGCGCGGTGGGGCGAGCTGGTCGCCGAGTCGGTGGCGCTGGTCCTGGTGAGCACGTTCGTCCTGCTCGCGCCGGTGGTCAGCCCGGAGACCGACGCCAACGGCGAGCCCATCAACATCTTCGACCCGTGGCTGTGGGACACCGGCTTCGTGTATGTCTTCCTCACGCTCGCCGCCGCGACGCTGGCCTTCTCGTTCGTCCGGTACTACGTCCGCTGGACCCTGCCGCTCGCCATCGCCGGGGCGCTGGTCAACGTCGCCGCCGCGGTCACCCTGATCTGGGCCGCCGCTACCGACCACATGATCAACCCGGCCTTCGTGGCGGCGGCGGGCTGGCCCGCGGAGGCGGCGAACTGGATCAACGTCGGCCTGATCGTTATCGCGATCGGCACGCTCCTGCACACGGTCACCGAATCGTTCCGCCAGGCCCGACTCCACTGA
- a CDS encoding PadR family transcriptional regulator produces MPEDELLSTHLQELRRGTVVLACLLILERPNYGYALLDLLERHGFAVDANTLYPLLRRLEKQGLLTSDWNTDEARPRKFYRSTERGTALAGALGRDWDQLDTALRTLKGES; encoded by the coding sequence ATGCCTGAGGATGAACTGCTCTCGACGCACCTGCAGGAGCTGCGGCGCGGGACCGTCGTGCTGGCCTGCCTGCTCATCCTCGAGCGGCCCAACTACGGCTACGCGCTGCTCGACCTGCTGGAGCGGCACGGCTTCGCCGTCGACGCCAACACCCTCTACCCGCTGCTGCGCCGCCTCGAGAAGCAGGGCCTGCTCACCAGCGACTGGAACACCGACGAGGCCCGGCCGCGCAAGTTCTACCGCTCCACCGAGCGCGGCACCGCCCTCGCCGGCGCGCTGGGCCGCGACTGGGATCAGCTCGACACCGCACTGCGCACCCTGAAGGGGGAGTCATGA
- the larC gene encoding nickel pincer cofactor biosynthesis protein LarC, translated as MSRHAWIDASAGVAGDMLLGALLDAGAGLEVVRRAIDEVLPGSVALSVTQVTRAGLRALKADVDPLVAAPPHRTWRDIRPLLEGNDDALAVFGRLAGAEARVHGTEPEEVHFHEVGALDSIADVVGVCAALRDLGVTSVSAGEVALGSGRVRTAHGELPVPAPAVLELARGWRVSGGGGHELATPTGLAVIRALATRCEDLPPMTVDAVGVGAGGRDTPGRANVVRVVIGAPEPGTAEAVVLEANVDDLDPRLWPGVLAGLLSAGADDAWLVPILMKKGRPAHTLTVLCRPDRAAALRARIFRDTSTLGVREGRRSKTALPRTSRDVTLAGGTVAIKIGYADGVITQAMPEFEDVAALARRTGRPEHAVLHEALAAAAAAGLTPGSAAPKN; from the coding sequence GTGAGCCGGCACGCGTGGATCGACGCGTCCGCCGGGGTGGCCGGTGACATGCTGCTCGGCGCGCTGCTCGACGCGGGCGCCGGGCTCGAGGTGGTGCGGCGCGCGATCGACGAGGTGTTGCCCGGCTCGGTCGCGTTGTCCGTGACGCAGGTGACCCGGGCCGGGCTGCGCGCGCTGAAGGCCGACGTGGATCCGCTGGTGGCGGCGCCGCCGCACCGGACCTGGCGTGACATCCGGCCGCTGCTGGAGGGCAACGACGACGCCCTGGCGGTGTTCGGGCGGCTGGCCGGCGCGGAGGCCCGGGTGCACGGCACCGAGCCCGAGGAGGTGCACTTCCACGAGGTGGGCGCGCTCGACTCGATCGCCGACGTCGTCGGGGTCTGCGCGGCCCTGCGGGATCTGGGCGTGACGTCGGTCAGCGCGGGCGAGGTGGCGCTGGGCTCGGGCCGGGTCCGCACCGCGCACGGCGAGCTGCCGGTGCCCGCGCCGGCGGTGCTGGAGCTGGCCCGGGGCTGGCGGGTCAGCGGCGGGGGCGGCCACGAGCTGGCCACCCCGACCGGCCTGGCGGTGATCCGGGCGCTGGCCACGCGGTGCGAGGACCTGCCGCCGATGACGGTCGACGCGGTCGGCGTCGGTGCGGGCGGCCGGGACACGCCGGGCCGGGCCAACGTCGTGCGGGTGGTGATCGGCGCGCCGGAGCCGGGCACCGCGGAGGCGGTAGTGCTGGAGGCCAACGTGGACGACCTGGATCCGCGGCTGTGGCCGGGCGTACTGGCCGGGCTGCTGTCCGCCGGCGCCGACGACGCGTGGCTGGTGCCGATCCTGATGAAGAAGGGCCGGCCGGCGCACACGCTCACGGTGCTGTGCCGCCCGGACCGGGCCGCCGCGCTGCGGGCCAGGATCTTCCGGGACACCAGCACGCTGGGTGTGCGGGAGGGCCGGCGGAGCAAGACGGCGCTGCCCCGTACGTCCCGCGACGTCACGCTCGCGGGTGGGACGGTCGCCATCAAGATCGGGTACGCGGACGGCGTCATCACCCAGGCGATGCCGGAGTTCGAGGACGTGGCCGCGCTGGCCCGCCGCACCGGCCGCCCCGAGCACGCGGTGCTGCACGAGGCCCTGGCCGCGGCGGCCGCCGCCGGCCTCACTCCCGGATCGGCGGCGCCAAAGAACTGA
- the larB gene encoding nickel pincer cofactor biosynthesis protein LarB: protein MADLSSYADLDLDRARRRGYPEAVYCAGKTSAQVAGIAAALAGRPGAVTLFTRAAPAHAAAVLDVLPSAFHDPESGLLAWPPAVPPAEGGRVVVLAAGTSDLPYAREALFTARYLGREASLTVDVGVAGLHRVLSHLDELRAARAIVVAAGMDGALPSVVAGLVSAPVVALPTSVGYGAAFEGLAALLAMLNACAPGVAVVNIDNGYGAGHLAAQIAAPR from the coding sequence GTGGCTGACCTGTCGTCCTACGCGGACCTCGATCTGGATCGGGCCCGCCGTCGCGGTTACCCCGAGGCGGTCTACTGCGCGGGCAAGACCTCGGCGCAGGTGGCGGGCATCGCCGCCGCCCTCGCCGGCCGGCCCGGCGCGGTCACGTTGTTCACCCGGGCCGCGCCCGCGCACGCGGCGGCGGTGCTCGACGTGCTCCCGTCGGCGTTCCACGATCCGGAGTCGGGGCTGCTCGCGTGGCCGCCCGCGGTTCCGCCGGCCGAGGGCGGCCGGGTCGTGGTGCTGGCGGCCGGCACCTCGGACCTGCCGTACGCGCGGGAGGCCCTGTTCACGGCCCGCTACCTGGGCCGCGAGGCGTCGCTGACCGTGGACGTCGGCGTCGCCGGCCTGCACCGGGTCCTGTCCCACCTCGACGAGCTGCGGGCGGCCCGGGCGATCGTGGTCGCCGCGGGCATGGACGGCGCGCTGCCGAGCGTGGTCGCCGGGCTGGTCAGCGCGCCGGTCGTCGCGCTGCCGACCTCGGTCGGCTACGGCGCGGCGTTCGAGGGCCTCGCGGCGCTGCTGGCGATGCTCAACGCGTGCGCGCCGGGCGTGGCGGTGGTCAACATCGACAACGGGTACGGCGCCGGCCACCTCGCCGCGCAGATCGCCGCTCCCCGGTGA
- the larE gene encoding ATP-dependent sacrificial sulfur transferase LarE, giving the protein MFTMDLFSGIGRLGVAFSGGVDSSVLLALAVRELGPDRVVAILGVSPSLAADEREGAHAVARFIGVAVAEVNTFEGERDAYRANGPDRCFHCKDELFTRIADEVVTAYRLDAVAYGENADDARRADRPGGRAAAAHRVLRPLADAGLDKAAVRRLAREFGLPCADKPAAPCLASRIPHFEPVSPEKLAQVERAEAALRGLGFGDLRVRHHGDVARIELPPDDLERAVRDPLRSRLRAAVLAAGFRFAALDVAGVQSGAFTLPLVRRG; this is encoded by the coding sequence ATGTTCACCATGGACCTCTTCTCCGGCATCGGCCGGCTCGGTGTCGCCTTCTCCGGTGGCGTGGACTCTTCGGTGCTGCTCGCCCTGGCGGTGCGGGAGCTCGGGCCGGATCGGGTGGTGGCGATCCTCGGGGTCTCGCCGAGCCTGGCCGCGGACGAGCGCGAGGGCGCGCACGCGGTGGCCCGGTTCATCGGGGTCGCCGTGGCCGAGGTGAACACGTTCGAGGGCGAGCGGGACGCGTACCGGGCGAACGGGCCGGACCGGTGTTTCCACTGCAAGGACGAGTTGTTCACCCGGATCGCGGACGAGGTCGTCACCGCGTACCGGCTGGACGCCGTCGCCTACGGCGAGAATGCCGACGACGCGCGGCGCGCGGACCGGCCCGGCGGGCGGGCCGCGGCGGCGCACCGGGTGCTGCGGCCGCTCGCGGACGCGGGCCTGGACAAGGCCGCGGTCCGGCGCCTGGCCCGGGAGTTCGGGCTGCCCTGCGCCGACAAGCCGGCGGCGCCGTGCCTGGCCTCGCGCATACCGCATTTCGAGCCGGTCAGCCCGGAGAAGCTGGCCCAGGTCGAACGGGCCGAGGCCGCGCTGCGCGGCCTGGGCTTCGGTGATCTCCGGGTACGCCATCACGGCGACGTCGCGCGGATAGAGCTGCCGCCCGACGATCTCGAGCGGGCGGTCCGCGATCCGCTGCGCTCGCGGCTGCGCGCGGCCGTGCTGGCGGCGGGCTTCCGGTTCGCGGCGCTCGACGTGGCGGGCGTGCAGTCCGGTGCGTTCACCCTGCCGCTGGTGCGGCGTGGCTGA
- a CDS encoding GAF domain-containing protein, with protein MTPVSSDRSATAEDLRPLFGESSVVFASLAGPEHLVTTANPAFFAAIGARPGVPGARLADLAPELADQGLITRLDQVFRAADPDTGRYARVVLGEASFDFTYEPRRDAGGEVTGLHLIGVETTQVEHAQRLMAEHRALLEQIARQAPLPEVLDGMARCIENLAPQEVLVSVLLADPDGRHLRHGAAPSLPDFYNEAIDGIATGDGVGSCGTAAHRREPVIVTDIATDPFWADFRDLAGRAGLGACWSTPILARDGGLLGTFAMYHRAPRVPQDADFALARVFADTAALAIERHHIEQAKAAAEARARTAHDELAEAVRAERELRAEAEQRATAAAELATQMRAAAAAQSAVPHPERCQLGGAARCAEPAEIKVADSWGDAAWGCAAHVEEAIINVRSVFIASEALGGLAAYVNR; from the coding sequence ATGACGCCGGTTTCCAGCGATCGGTCGGCCACGGCCGAGGATCTGCGCCCGTTGTTCGGGGAGTCCTCGGTCGTCTTCGCGTCGCTGGCCGGCCCGGAGCACCTGGTGACGACGGCGAACCCCGCGTTCTTCGCCGCCATCGGTGCACGGCCCGGCGTTCCCGGAGCCCGGCTCGCGGACCTCGCGCCCGAACTGGCGGATCAGGGCCTCATCACCCGGCTCGATCAGGTCTTTCGCGCCGCGGATCCGGACACCGGCCGCTATGCCCGGGTCGTTCTCGGTGAGGCGTCCTTCGACTTCACCTACGAGCCGCGCCGCGATGCCGGCGGTGAGGTCACCGGCCTCCACCTGATCGGGGTGGAGACCACCCAGGTCGAGCACGCCCAGCGGTTGATGGCCGAGCATCGTGCGCTGCTGGAGCAGATCGCCCGTCAGGCGCCGCTGCCCGAGGTGCTGGACGGCATGGCCCGGTGCATCGAGAACCTCGCCCCGCAGGAGGTGCTCGTCTCCGTTCTGCTGGCCGATCCCGACGGCCGGCATCTGCGCCACGGCGCGGCCCCCAGCCTGCCCGACTTCTACAACGAGGCGATCGACGGGATCGCCACCGGCGACGGCGTCGGGTCGTGCGGCACGGCCGCACACCGGCGGGAACCGGTGATCGTCACCGACATCGCCACCGACCCGTTCTGGGCCGACTTCCGGGACCTGGCGGGCCGGGCCGGGCTCGGCGCGTGCTGGTCCACGCCGATCCTGGCCCGCGACGGTGGCCTGCTGGGCACGTTCGCCATGTATCACCGTGCCCCGCGGGTACCGCAGGACGCCGACTTCGCCCTCGCCCGGGTCTTCGCCGACACCGCGGCCCTGGCGATCGAGCGCCACCACATCGAGCAGGCGAAGGCGGCCGCCGAGGCCCGCGCCAGGACGGCGCACGACGAGTTGGCCGAGGCGGTCCGTGCGGAGCGGGAGCTACGTGCCGAGGCCGAGCAGCGCGCCACCGCCGCGGCGGAGCTCGCCACCCAGATGCGCGCCGCCGCCGCGGCCCAGTCGGCCGTGCCACACCCGGAACGCTGCCAGCTCGGCGGCGCCGCCCGCTGCGCCGAACCGGCAGAGATCAAGGTCGCCGACTCCTGGGGCGACGCGGCCTGGGGCTGCGCCGCCCACGTCGAGGAAGCGATCATCAACGTGCGCTCGGTGTTCATCGCCAGCGAAGCGCTGGGTGGCCTGGCCGCCTACGTCAACCGCTGA